The bacterium genome includes a region encoding these proteins:
- a CDS encoding CopG family antitoxin, protein MAQIPHFKSEDEEAKFWANHNFMDYIDDTEEIEVEIAPDLIKTIKKRRKDIPSIKIKLDSAQLMTIRKIATSKKIDYLTLLQGWIVEGVNREKSILTSRQN, encoded by the coding sequence ATGGCTCAAATACCCCATTTCAAATCTGAAGATGAAGAGGCAAAGTTCTGGGCTAACCATAATTTTATGGATTATATAGATGATACCGAAGAGATAGAGGTGGAAATCGCGCCTGACTTGATTAAAACAATTAAAAAACGAAGGAAGGATATTCCCTCTATAAAAATAAAGCTCGATTCTGCTCAATTAATGACCATTCGCAAGATTGCTACATCAAAGAAGATAGATTATTTAACATTGCTTCAGGGGTGGATTGTCGAAGGAGTCAATAGAGAGAAGTCTATTCTTACAAGTAGGCAGAATTGA